gtcagcaattaagagcactggctgctcttccagaggattcccAGTACTCATtcaacagctcacaaccatctgagctccagtttcagggagaTGTGACACTCTTTTTGGCCTGTGAGGGCACtaatggtgcacagacatacatacgtGCAGGtgaaacacccatatgcataaagtaacaaaaattaaacaaaactagCTGCTTTGATTTGGCTCATCTGGGTAGATTCTATATTGCTAAATAACGAGGTGGGGAGTATTTTAATGCTGTTAGAGTGGCCGTGCTGATGGCAGATGTtgtccttttattttaaatgtttttttcatCAGGCTTTTTCATAAGGTACCTTTGGTGGTTACCAATCTGGGAATGTCTGATCAACTGGGTTATAAAACAGAGTCTGTTTCCTGTACGTCCACTGTCTTTAGCAGAGCTGTGAGGACATACAGGTAAGACTTACTCACGGGCAATAAAGGCCAAACGAACCCACACGTAACTGGGAATATTTTCACCTCCACGCTTCCACTTAGACTTGTCTGCTTAAAGCTCTGTATATTTACTGAAGGAAATCATTTTCTTACAGTTCTCAATTTTTTAATGAAGATGGATCATTAAAGGAAGTACGTAAGATAAATGAAATGTATGCTGCTATacaagaagaattaaaggtaggTTAACAGAAAGCACATAGGGACCACTTCAGAGCTCACATCTACAGATGGCTCTGAATTGTTTCATAGAAACATTGgcatttgtggggctggagagatggctcagcagtaagagcactggctgctcttccagaggtcctgagttcagttcccagcacctacatggcagttaACAaatgtttgtaattccagttccaggggatctgacaccctcacacgaCAGAAAGAtaggtaaaacaccaatgcacacaagATAAATAGagaaattgtaaaagaaaaattggcATTTGTTGGGTGTGTATTACATTCTTCCATAAGAGAGACCACCACCTCTGTAGGTAGCTATACAAGACTgactttgttttcattattcacggctatattttctctttcttcttgcttGAAAAATGGTCTCAttggagctctggctgtcctggaacttgctgggtAGGCTGAGCTGACTTTggactcagagattctcctgtccctgccccccaaatgctaggattaaaggcatttgccaccaggCCCAGCCGCATCGTCTCTTTGTAAAATGAAGGGGGAGCAGACATTTAGAAGCACAGTCATCTCTACAGCACTAGAGTTTGTCTTACTGTTTCAGTGTAGCTCACTGTAGAGAAGATGAATCCTAGCTGCAAGACAGTTATTGGGCCAGTATAAAATAAAGGGGACAGGATTGAGGACGAGTGGAATCTGGCCCGAGAGCTGGAGAGCTGTACCATCTAAGAAAGCCGAGCATAGCCTTGACTCATAATCCTGCCCTCACCTAAGCACAGGGATTACAGAAACGTGCCACTGGGAccctttctttattcatttatgatTTGTGTATGTGCCATGCTGTCTGCgtgtacacctgtgtgccagcagagggcatcagagctctttatagatggtcatgagccaccgtgtggttgccgGGAGTTGAGAACttcaggcctctggaagagcagtcagtgctcttggccactgagccctctcaccagccCCTGAGATGCTTTCTTAAGGGAAGGGTTAAAAAGGTCACATCCTTAATTGGACAAAGTGGCCCAAAGTTGTTCCATGGGCATGGACTACGTTCCTCACTGGGCCTCAGCCCCTGGGGAGCTGCCCTGTGAAGCTGTGCACGCAGCTCGGTTGGtgcagtgcttgcctagcgttcACAGGGCGCTGAACCCAGCACAcaacagtggtggtgcacactgcaGCCctggggagctgaggcaggagcttaaggtcatccttggctgcataggaagtcggaggccagcctgggagacACAAGGATTTCTCTAGTAAGTTGAAAACTCATGAGTCCAAACTGGGAATATCAGTCAGCATCCTCAGTTGAATAtctaaaaatctattttcatggTAACCAGTCTTTCATGATTCCCTTAAAACAGTCACCTTTGTCTGTCTTATTttagttgtttggttttgtgttgttTCTTGGTGTTGTGACACaggctctgtagcccaggttggccttgaaccctgCTCTAGAGGATAACCTTTAACTGCTAATCCTGCCCTGCATCCTAAATCTCAGTTCTGTTTGGGGTGGACATGGGGACTTGAGGCTGTGCTGTGTCACTGAGCTCTGTCCTCAGCCCAgggtatatattttatttcaaaacaaattttATCTGATTTCTATAATCAACAAAATATCCGGTATATAAATccagaaataaatggaaaattaacACATCCAAAAAGCATGTTAGTGTCTACAAAGCAACAAAATTGTTATTAGGGTCTTCCAAAAATAATtccaaattaaaaagtaaatggtattttacattttataccaCTTCTCAGTGGTATTATATTGTGAGCCTAGATTCCCATTAGTATGAAACGTGCAATTTTTTTAATCTGTGCCCTTACTGTATTTTGTAGACTATATGCCAAAAAGTTGAACAAAGTGAACGAGAAGTAGAGAAACTATTGATGGATGTAAACCGATTAAAAGAAGTTAGAAAAAAACAGCAAGCACAGGCTAAAGGAGCAGGTAAGCAGCAGATGGACACACAGACTGTCTTTCCTCTGCTCTGGCTCAGTGGACAAGCCGGCTGCCCTAACTGATGTCCTGACGTACTGGGATTATGAGTGGTGACTACACTGTGCCCTTAGGTCTTCCCAGAACAGGGCACTGTAGTGGCCGTGCTGTGTTTGATAAAAAAGTGTACGGCTGACATAGAATAGTACGACACATGAATAGAGAGTTGGTGTTATGTCATTCTTATTCTGAGTATTCTGTCTGTTGGAATCGATTTTTACGTTGCTGATACAGCTAATTATCAAAGATTGTGAAGCAAGTGCGTGTTAAGCTCTTTCTTATTTCCTTTAGGAGagaagagccaaaaccatccccaGGAGAACATTCTCCTCTGCCAAGCTTTACGAACATTCTTTCCAGAGTCTCAAGTTCTTCACTCTTGCgttatttctttgaaaaatagACATATTTCTCACAGTGGGTGTAACACTGACCACCATCTTGATGTGGTGGATAAGCTAACCTTAATGGTGGAGTACGTTTACAGCCCTGAAGCTAGTCCAGCACCTGCAGCCCCACTGAGCAAACGTAAAGCTCTAGACACACAAGATCAGTGGCCTGCGAAGAGACCACGGCTGCTAGAGTCAGAAAGCAGACCTGGGCCAGCATTTCGAGGCAGTCACCAGGACAAAGCCTCCTCAAGCAGCCTCGATATAGACACAGAGGTGGGGAGCCCGGAAGATGATACTGACTACCCTCGCTCTCCCAcattttgattctttgtagaggACATTTTTTACTAGACTGGAGTTTAGGGCACTTATTTTTACTCTTTGCTTCCTGGAGTAATAGAGTTCATGCTTTTACTCTATTCAGCTGTTTGTAATACATGGATATTTTTACTGTTCAACTGCTTATAATATATAGGtaagttaatattttataaagtatcttaaaaattctttatctatgtatgtgtgtgtatatatatagttatatttacatatataaactTAGGGTGTGGGAATTATGAATGGTAGGCaacttctttaccactgagctatagtccagatgtgtttgtttatttgtttttgggttgttttttttggtttagcttgggtgtttggtttttgtgggagtttttttggggggggtggcattgggacagggtctctctgtgtagctctggctgttctaaCCTCACacatatctacctgcctctgcctcccaagtcctgagaCTAATGCTGTGTGCTACCGTGTCCAGCCAGCTAAGATTTTATTTCAAAACCACAAACCTCCTAGCTCTCCCCGCCCCAGCCCTGGAATTGTTGAGGGAAAGACATAAATACGTGCATTCTTTTCAACTAGAACATTCTTCAAGTTGGGAAAAGAGACACTAGGCTTATTCACCACCTGGAAAGAAGCACGGGCGTCTGTAAACCTGGGCCTCAGACCTGGCTCGGCTGGCACAGGCATCTGTTGTcaagactgatgacctgagttggacTCTGAGGCTCCTCCCACAggctcttctgacttccacacacataaGGACTATGGCATATACATGAAATCCCCATAAATACATGTAGTAAAAATGTTAAGGTTTGCAAAATCTTATTTTTATCTAAACTTTAAGATTCTTACTGAAGagagcccagcagttaagagtgcttgaaGCACTTCCAAAGGGCTGTAGTTTGGTTCCTGGCACTCACATTAGGCAGCTAACCACCACCAGTTACTCCAACTCTAGGAGATCCGTTGTCCTCCTGTGCACTACTACAcacgcactcatgcacacacacagagaaacataaagGAACAACTCTCACTTAAAGTGACTACAGTATGCTAAGGGGGACTTCCTGATTTGCATCTATACACAGTTCCTGTTCTATGGGTTCAGGCTAGATGGCGACTTGAGCTCAAGGAATCTCAGAAACAGTCCTTGTAGATGTATTGTCTCTTCCCCTGTGGTATGACGTGTACACATGGCCCCCTCATGTCCAGTCAGTGGGTGTTAACACTGAGTGCACACTTCACCCCTGTTCTTCCACTTGTTACTTCCTAGAGAAACCACCCAAGATGGCAGTGGCCCTTTGATCTGCGTGTGGATATGCACTGACTATATGGGGTCTGAAACCTACCCAGAGGGTGATGGAAACACTGTGCAGGGCAGGAAAAGGGGAGCCCCTGTTGTCAACTGCTCCTACTCGCATCACAGGCGACTGAAAGCGGGTTGTGGATGTGCTGTCCTTCCCTGTAAGAAACAGTCTGTTTAAGGATAGGCTGGTCCAGGGGTACACAGTGTGTCTCACTGCAACTGGCCCAGTATCAATCCCAGTGTACATCTCTGCAAGGAGAACCCTAATAACCAGGTACAGGTAAACATTTACTGGTTATCCTCTGGCATGTGCCAAGTACACACAGTTTTATTCTGTCTAAACCCGGGCCTACATGTGCACATGGAAGCAGTGCCTAGCACTGACAAGGCAGAGGTAAGAGGCTGCCCGGAGCTTCTTAATCAGCTGGTCTAGCCTAAGTGAACTTTACATTCCGTGGAGACACACTGAGAACACCtatatcaacctctggcctccataaacCCCTGTGCACTTGCACACAAAAACGAAAATGACTCCAAGCAAATTTAATGCCACAGCCGTTAACGTGGGATTCAAACAAACACTCTGACTTTCTAGAACCATTCCCCTAAAACCATCCCATCATAAGAACAGAATCTGCTCTGGGTTGGGATTCTAATAGAAGCCCTCTCCTTCCATAATCTGTACTATAAGTTGTGACAACCCTGAGGAATCACTTTACCAAAGTGTACAGTATCCATTACCATCAGAAGCACTGCCTAGCGCATTCATTGGGGTGGACTAATTCATCCTAACCCACAGAAAGACACGTCTACTCAGATGAGCCGAGTCTGCTGACAAGAGCACTCCCAGGCTTATTGGCAGGAACTTTACAAAATTTATTCTCGGTATCTGATGTTGCAAACTTTAGGGTCTTTGAGATATGCCGGATCCTTGTATGTAACTGGCATAAACCCTGTAAAGAGATAAGTAAAGTTCTTGACAAAGATAATGAGCAAAACCTTAAAGTGGTCTGGCTCGGTCGTGCAGGTGAACCTACCCATTTTCTGAGCTCGCTTAATGGCTTTAGTcacttccttctgcttcttcccACAAAGACCTGTGAAAATAGAAGAGGTGCTTCTACATGACCGGGACATTATTACTACATTCACAACGCGTTATTACTACATTCACAACACTTTTCTAAGTTGACGATGCCAAGTTTCCTCTGCGAAGAGTCAGAAAGGTAAATCTTTTGCGGTCCTTTGGTCTCTCACACTACATTGTTACTGCAGTAACTGGGTATCAAGTGAACATCCATGtggcagaaacaaaacaaacataaaaccaaatgaCAGTTTGGATATCAGTTGCTGGCACTAAGTTTTAGTCTAAAAATggtaattttaaaatggatttggttttattttcaattgAGTGCAGATGCTTGCAGAAGCCAGATATGCTAGGAACTGAGGGTGCTCCAATCCTCAGTAAGAACAATGTGCATTTTAGGCTGCTGGGCCACCTGTCTACACTGAAGACCCCGTTTTCCTGTCTTCCTGAAGCCTAGATTTCTCTATGTTGTCACCCTGTAGTTACTGTGAGTAAAGGCACTGAAGATAGTTCTCCCGAAGGACCTCACTCTGGGCCTTGTGGCAGCAGGTTTAATCGTGACTTGGCATGGTTTGAGGACCTGCCAGTCTCCTGAAATAAAAGCAGTCGATGCAATTCTTACCTGcacttactttatttcttctccgttttgagacaaggtgtctctgtgtagccctaactgtctcggactcacagaaatccacctggctctgtctccagagtgctgaggttaaagacgtgcaccaccacacccagcttacaAGTACatttctttgattaaaaaaagtacctgttggggttggggatttagctcagtggtagagcacttgcctaggaagctcaaggccctgggttcagtccccagctccgaaaaaaagaaccaaaaaaaaaaaaaaagtacctgtTATGTGCCTTCCGTAAATGCATCCGGTAAATGGAGAAATAAACTGGGACAAAAGCTGTTTGGAGTTATGTAGAGGGGATAATATTAGTATATTTGTTATTCAGCCCTAAactataaatttaattttttataaacatCAAGTTTTGTAAACATTTAATGTTTCAGACATAgttaataacataaaataaaataccttgtaGCAACAAGCCATCTTTACAAGTTAACATCTAGTGTGTCAAAACTCCACAAGACCAAGTGTCATGAGTCAGCCATGTGTTTAGTGCTGTGGCTACTGACTCCTAAGCTACAAGCATCTAAAATACTGCTGCTCACAGCCAGTGAGTGGACCTTTGCCCTGCCACGGCGGGCTGTCACACATGAGGGCATCTACGCTAACTTACTTCCGTAGAACACGTTCAGAACACTGTCTAGGTACTGGGCACTGTGGCTCTTCCCACAATTACTGCTGCACTGTAGTTTTTACAATTTGTTGCATTTTCTCCTTCAAAAGTGgctatttggggttggggatttagctcagtggtagagcgcttgcctaggaagcataaggccctgggttcggtccccagctccaaaaaaaaaaaaaaaaaaaaaaaccacttaacTATAATATCACATCATTCACTCTCCCTAaatttgttactttgttttgtttcgagAAAAGGCTTCtctgggtagcccaggctgtcctggaaccccctctgtagaccaggccggcctaaGACTCAGCaatcctgcttctgcttccctagtgctgggattaaaggcgggcACTGCCATCGATCGCCCAGCTAAACCTGCTGTTCCTAATTTGCTGAAAGCTTAAGGAGAAATAGTATTTAAAACAATAGCATAGTGAACTGCAAAGGTCAACTTCCCAAAAGGAGCTTTCCCAAAACATGCATCTATCAATGTGCATGAGCTTctgtgcagaaatagaaaaaggAGAAATAGTAACCCAAATACTAGTGAAATGAGGGGATGAGGGCTCCGAATTGAATAGAGCTAACATAGGAAGTTACAACAAGATTTGATATCTTGAAGTTGCTGATCCAACCTACATAAAACCTGCCGACAGTGCCAATCCTCTGAGCAAATAAACAGCAGACCCCCAGTCAAGTGTCGTAGAGGGAAAACCAGTGTTTACCTGTACATTCTTGTAATCTACACGTTTCTCACACAAGACGCACTTCTTAAGAGGCTCTTTATAGGGGTTTTCCATTGGGATTGGCTAGGATAAAaggaaatctcataaagaaaatGGGTTGAGACTCAATCAGAGAAATTAAAGCTATAGCTACATTTATACATTTCTATACAAGTACTTTATTTTGTGTCAGTCTGGCTAAAGAGAGATTGCCACCTTAAATATCCCGCCTTGAAGCAGAAAAGGATTTCCAAGATAAGTTGATTAAAGGATTCTTGCTCGAAAGCTGTGTTTCAGTTGCATATAATCAAAGTATCTTCGTTTACTTaaaattaattcaattaaaaGTTTATTTCAAGACAGTTGCTTGGTATAAACATAATTCATTTCCTTTTAGATTAATTTATTAGAAGTATACATGTGCTAAGTCATTTATCCATCCACAAATGTCCTGCCAGGTATTCTTTATCGTTTCACTTTATAAATACAGTGTTCAATGGTTTCCTGCAGTACGAGGTTTGTTACCATCTCCTTCACAGAATGCTATGTGGTCTGTGGGCCCTGCACATTTTTCcaccttgctgtttctgacacaATGCCTCCCTCTAATTATAAGTATAGTTGTCACCAGTATAGTGACATTTCAAGTTTTGGTGAGCATACTAACAGGATTCattgtgtgaagtgtgtgtgtgtgtgtgtgtgtgtgtgtgtgtgtgtgtgtgtgcatgtgagtgtgcatgcccCTGTGTAATTATGCTTTGTTCTTATTTACCTTCTGCTGCTCTCAATCACCcagcctctctcctctttctagTTCACGTCTTCATCCCCAATAACATCCCTTTCTGCTCTTAGGACTAACACAACATATATATTCCATAAACCTACCTCTTTTGTCTCTCCCCTGCCCTTTTTCTCATCACAATCCTTTTTCAGTGTTcctgttttgtttggggttttttgtttgtttgtttgtttggtgtgtctCCTAAAATAAGCTCTCACTGTTAGCTCCAGCTGTCCTACAACTCGCTATGAAACATGGTAATCTCCAGTTCCCCATCCTTCTGTgtcagccttccaaatgctgaaattacaggttgTACCACCATACCCTGGCACAGGGTCTTAGTTTAGAAATGGCTTTGAAATCTCTAGTTTTCCTTAATTGTGATGAAGGAGTATGACTGTGTGCATCTTTCTGTGTGAAAGAAACAGAATTTCCATTAGTCACACAAcctaaaaaagaaatgtaaattcatCCTTCTAAAGTATGATGCAAGAATTAGATGGATTCACATTTGTGTAAACAACTTCCTAGGTATTTAACAGTTCCTTTAAGATTTCTTTGAtttcttgctgttttgttttgtgtttttttttttacacttgatTTTAGCCAAAAGATCAAAAAgtgattgtttttgttgttgctgtagcCCAGGTGGCTTCCAACTCATAAGCAAGCTCCTCTtgcctccacttttttttttttttggttctttttttcggagctggggaccgaacccagggccttgcgcttcctaggcaagtgctctaccactgagctaaatccccaaccccttgcctccacttcctaagtgctatcacaatgtgtgtgtgtgtgttcacgagCAGATCTAGCGTGCCCTGAACATAAGCCGTATCCCTTCTCAACTCCAGCTAAGTTCTTGAGTGCATGTTCACAATTTAAACCCATAAAAATACACCCACAGTTCAGAAGCAACTAGTTGAATGTCTTACTGTAAAACCTGAATTTAGATCTTTTATCAAAGTAGCCTGTTAACTCTGACGAATGAGATGAAGACAGTGCCTTCCAAATTTCTATTACTTATAATTATCCTATCCACCAAAGCTATCTTTAGACATTCTCAAATCAAGTATCCTTATATTTAAAGAGAAATATATTACAGGCTGATTCTAGGAATTCTCTTCAAACCCAAGTGACTATAGTCAATAAAAGGTAACCATTATTTTGTCCTATAATAGAATttcaaacacttaaaaaaaaggtAGGCTGAATTTGGAAATTAATTAGTAATATAAGGGGGGAAATCTGGGGCTGGCAGGGTGtccgtggttaaaagcactgcctAACCTTACTGAGTACAGGGTTTGGATACCAGCACTCACTCACATCCAATGGTTTACGACCACCTCTTAATTCCAACTCCAggagaatccaatgccctcttctggtttccacagctgccctccccccatgtacacccaaagaataaaataatgttttctttaaaaaaataaaaaggaatcttACCAGGTCTTCATTGCTGGTTACCTGTTCATACTGTGAAAAACATCTTCTCCATGgcacagaaactaaagagaaaatACGACgacataattattttaatttgctgAATATCTAACCAAGACTTACAGTTTTTAAAGAGGCTAGATGAACCAAAAGGCACAATCATGAACATTCTTTTCACACAATGATTAGTTAACATCCTGTTAGATTTGGGACACAATAGGACTCAAAATGAGCGATTCCAAAGGCTTTGAATAAAGgtcataatgtgtgtgtgtattacagtTACAACGGATTGTAACGCAAATATGTCCAGAAACAACAGAATGGTACTGTCATTCCAAAGGGAAAATTAAAAGATTCAAGTCGTTGACAAAGAagcatagaaacaaaaacaaagttaaTGGTTGACTACaccatgcagacaggagcctagatagcataactgtttcctgagaggcttcatccagtagtggatagaaacagatgcagagatccacagccaaaaaCAGTCGGTGCACAGCAAGTTTTATGGAGAGGTggcaggcgggggggggggtgttgagagagtcagagaggtcaaggacaccacaagaagatctGCACGATCAGCTAACCTGggcacatgggggctcacagagactgaaccaccaaggAGCTGGCCCTGGGCCAGCTACACACTTGTAGCATTATGTACacattggtcttcatgtgggttccctaacaattggagtgggacctgtctcttattctgttgcatgccattggatccccttcctctctctgcgcTGCCTGGTGGAGCCTCaatgggagagaatgtgcctagttCTGCGGCGACTTAATATCGGAGGCTGCGGTGGTACCCAAGGTGGGCATTCCCTTCCTCTGAGGAGAATGGCTGAAGTGTAATGGCAGAGGAGGGGTTTGTGAGGATAGACTGGGCGGAGGGGGCTGcgatcgggatgtaaagtgaataaacaatgAGGAAAAACAGTTGACTACACCTCAAAGTCCTCTTCAGCTCTAGGAAACCAGTCTAGGGCGAGTCATGCTTCCCACCTATCTCAAACCTAATCGTATAGAATCATTTTGCTAACAGTGAAGACCCCACCGACAATCGGAACCGGAGTGCGGCTGCAATGCCATGCCGGACATTTTACCCGCGTGAGTTGCGCGATCCGTGAAGCAGCCAGTCGCGGTTGTCAAGTTCTTCCTCCCTATACAGCTGCGCAGAGCAAGCAGACCTGCCATGGTTCtctgcccttcctcttcctttccgtTTCCCTAAGCGCCCCCGACAGGTCCCTTCCGATATTCTTCCCCTGCTGGCCCGCGATGCTTACGCAAAGGTTCCGGTGCGAAGGTAGCCAGGATTTCAATGCTCCGTACCTTTGTGTTCCCGCGCTCCCCGGGCCGGAAGTCACGTGACACACGGGCTGTGCTGCAGAGAGATGGAGAGCTGATGCTCCGTCACTTGCTTACGGCTCCAGACCCGCGGCACCAGCTCCGGTCTGCACCGAGGGCGGCTGTCGCAGGGACTCTGGGCCGTTGTCATGGAGGAAAGTTCTCCCCGCATCCGCCGGCGGGTGTCTCTCCGCAAAAGAAACCGCCGCAGCCTAGAGAGCCTCGGTGCTGCCCGGGCCCCAGCCGAGCTCCAGCCCGCCGAGGACACGGAGGACGAAGCTGCGGCTGGGAGCCGCCGGCGGAAAACCGGGAGCCCGGAGCCCGCCCAGGTACAGCCCTGCTGAGTGCCCGCATCCCCGCAGGTTCACCCGGTCCCGTCATCACAGGGGCTGCGGTGACAACCGCGTCCTCCCCC
This is a stretch of genomic DNA from Rattus norvegicus strain BN/NHsdMcwi chromosome 14, GRCr8, whole genome shotgun sequence. It encodes these proteins:
- the Mrps18c gene encoding small ribosomal subunit protein bS18m isoform X2, with translation MAGLLALRSCIGRKNLTTATGCFTDRATHAVSVPWRRCFSQYEQVTSNEDLPIPMENPYKEPLKKCVLCEKRVDYKNVQVFVGRSRRK
- the Mrps18c gene encoding small ribosomal subunit protein bS18m isoform X1, with the protein product MAGLLALRSCIGRKNLTTATGCFTDRATHAVSVPWRRCFSQYEQVTSNEDLPIPMENPYKEPLKKCVLCEKRVDYKNVQLLSQFISPFTGCIYGRHITGLCGKKQKEVTKAIKRAQKMGRFTCTTEPDHFKVLLIIFVKNFTYLFTGFMPVTYKDPAYLKDPKVCNIRYRE
- the Abraxas1 gene encoding BRCA1-A complex subunit Abraxas 1 isoform X1; the encoded protein is MSKRLFHKVPLVVTNLGMSDQLGYKTESVSCTSTVFSRAVRTYSSQFFNEDGSLKEVRKINEMYAAIQEELKTICQKVEQSEREVEKLLMDVNRLKEVRKKQQAQAKGAGEKSQNHPQENILLCQALRTFFPESQVLHSCVISLKNRHISHSGCNTDHHLDVVDKLTLMVEYVYSPEASPAPAAPLSKRKALDTQDQWPAKRPRLLESESRPGPAFRGSHQDKASSSSLDIDTEVGSPEDDTDYPRSPTF
- the Abraxas1 gene encoding BRCA1-A complex subunit Abraxas 1 (The RefSeq protein has 1 substitution compared to this genomic sequence), which translates into the protein MEGESTLGVLSGFVLGALTFQHLNTDSDTEGLLLGEMKGEAKNSITDSQMDSVKVVYTIDIQKYIPCYRLFSFYNSLGEVNEHALKKILSNVKKTVVGWYKFRRHSDQIMTFREQLLHRNLQTHLSSPELVFLLLTPSITTESCCTHCLEHGLYKPQSGLFHKVPLVVTNLGMSDQLGYKTESVSCTSTVFSRAVRTYSSQFFNEDGSLKEVRKINEMYAAIQEELKTICQKVEQSEREVEKLLMDVNRLKEVRKKQQAQAKGAGEKSQNHPQENILLCQALRTFFPESRVLHSCVISLKNRHISHSGCNTDHHLDVVDKLTLMVEYVYSPEASPAPAAPLSKRKALDTQDQWPAKRPRLLESESRPGPAFRGSHQDKASSSSLDIDTEVGSPEDDTDYPRSPTF
- the Mrps18c gene encoding 28S ribosomal protein S18c, mitochondrial — its product is MAGLLALRSCIGRKNLTTATGCFTDRATHAVSVPWRRCFSQYEQVTSNEDLPIPMENPYKEPLKKCVLCEKRVDYKNVQLLSQFISPFTGCIYGRHITGLCGKKQKEVTKAIKRAQKMGFMPVTYKDPAYLKDPKVCNIRYRE